GAGAGAATATCAAGACATActactccctctgctgtccacagCTGCTGGTGAAAGGAAATGTAGCTTGGGTCAAAATCCCGAGAAATTGCCTCCGGTTACCAAGTCAGAATTACCCAATCGTCAAGAAAATGTAGCAGTTATTACCCATAATGACACTGCGGCAGTTTCAATTTCAGGGACatatgcaaaatgttcaatatgataatgaaaatagaatatTCATGATCAGAATGACTCATTTTCAtcccaaaaaaaggacaataaaaccctgtaattttgttttatttcttttttttccatttaatatCATTTAGCCACTGTAGTTAGCGGAGCAGTGTGTGCGACGTGCCAAAGTTTGTCCACTTACAATAAGACCGAAGAGTTTAATTAGGAAACCCActgatgttttcagtgacatttctACAAGCAAATTGTTTCTTCATTGGAGGCTGAAACAGTGTATAGTTAAAGAATAAATGTTTCCACTTGTGTTTGTCGTACTTTTCATCATATTATGTGTGAAGTTGAATGTTGTCATACTaaacatgtccactctgtcgTAGTCAAATATCAATTGACATAAAAACCCTTTCAGAAattggaaatgtatttgttcaaCAGTACGTAGTCAGCTTACTAACTGCATCGTGGTGCTAAGTGAAAGTCCGCcatgtgctcattaaatgctaacatgagctaaacaaaacaaaaaaaagtccaccCTGTCAGAAAGCTCACATGTTGTGCTGTTTTGCATGGACAATGTCGCGGTGTGACGCGGATGCACTGTATAATGGTACTTTCTACTTCTTGAATTGATGAACAGTCATGTTCTTTGGGTGTGAGATAATATAGTCTTTCACAAGTTGATTCAATTATAGGGATACAACCAGAAATCCTTAAAACAGGAACAAATATTGAAAACCTGTTACCAGAAGGAATTATCCTAAAAAATGATGCattattataacattttatggaagaaacaaaataatgtaacctttttttccatcacatccgtaaatatatatatacgttttttgtattattaaaaagtaacaaaaatatgGGTTTAGTAGTAgtttttgcagctataacagcctCCACGCTTCCGATGTTTGGAGTGTGTCAGTGGGTAATAAATCCAGAAGAACATTAGTGAACCACACCGAATGTATCCCACCGTGCCTAAGATGTAGAATTAAGATCCAGGGGGCTTCTAAGGGCTCAAACCCAGCAactgattgattaattaaatgtacaacggatgtgttcaacaacttttttccacatgctgtataGATTCTCCGCGATGAACACAGTGAGCCACTATGCAGTCATAATAATATTTGGCATTGACATGTTGTGAGTCCATAATTGCTCTTTGTCACGCTAATTAAGGTGACACGAGCTGCTCAAAGCGCCACTGCTGTGTGGGATGACGCCTACAGGGCCGCAGGATGAGCTCTCCCGCACCCGAGCGGGCGCCGACTTCGTTTGACGGGGAGCTCCGCGGGGGGCGTCCGTCCTTCACAGCCTCCATACACAACTGGGACAGTCGATGGAGCAGCTGGCCACTCGGCTGGAAAGGAACACAACCTTGCAGACTTGAAAGTGATCTCAAGAGGTTACAGTAAGATAAATCAATATACAAATGTGCTGTGtggtggcttttttttctttgcattctgTAAATATGTACCTATATCTGTATTATGGATTTATGTAACCTCATGGTatgagcactttttttttttttttttttttaaatcaacaaaaaaaggtCAAGAATGCTTGACCTGAATTGATCCACGTCAATACGTCGCTGCTTTACCTTTATGAACGTCCACTGGAGCCTGTCGCTGATCGGTTTCTGACACTCAGAGAGGACTACCCGCTCGCCGACGGCGTCCAAACACAAAGCCCCCGCGGGACCCCATCTCACTTCCCCGTCAGAGTTGAGATCGCAGTGCTGCAATGACCCCTGGGTCATCTTTGTGCCCGGCATCTTTCGTTCAGAGCTTGAAAAGACCGTTGTCATGGTTACCTGACTGCCCGTGCCGCCGCATGGCGCGAGGATCATGGATCCAAGAGGCACCCCTTGACCCGGGAGGCGGTCGACACAGCCGCCAACTCCGACGTTGTACAGCTTTAAAGAGACGTAAACACCAGAGTTGGTGAGTAAGATGAGACACCCCTTACAGTTTTGTCGTCATTTTCTGACAACACTGAAGTCATGAAACATTGCGACAATGTCAAgtagtcagtgtacagcttgtataaTTGTGTACATTTCGTATCCCCTCAAAAGAACTCCAAACACATGCATTCATGTCAAAACTACTCACAACAAAAGTGAGTGAACCCCCTAAGCGAAAATGCCCAAATTGGGCCAAAGGGACACTATTGAATCCTCTCGGGCATGTTGCTATTGGAATCCTCTTCCACTTCTCCACGATGACACTGTTACACTGACTACTTTACATTGTGGCAAAGTTTGGTTCAGTGTTGTCCCATATAAAACATAGGAGaaatatttcccaaaatgtgAGTGTACTAACGTTTGCGATATACCTTATGTGCAAGTCACAGGTAAGTCTGAAGTTTGAACCGTCACATTTCGAGTAAGTCCATTACGTAAGTCCTAAATGACTAGGGCACAAATCAAGTAGGTCACGTTGAATCCCTGCTAAacttcaagcaagtcaagtcaggTCATTGCTTGGATTAAGCAAGTCATCAATCAAGTCACACAGTCTTGCTCAGTTACATTTCTTTGCACATTAGCCAGTTTGCACTCGGTATCTGCACTTGCGTGAGTTAGCTGCACGAACACAAACAGACATCATATGTAAATATACCCCACCTTGAGCGCTGAGTCATATGTCGATGGTTCCGCCATACTGAATGTGGCAAAGTGGAGCGATTGTTGACAATGCCGCACTCATTTGCGACTCACCGTTTTTACACTTAAAACCAGATCTCATGGGATTAAGACagaaaaatgactttattttgacttgaaagattttgatatatttttttaatatatgagTGGGTGTTATGTATTTGGGAAACAAAGAGGGGCCAAAAACAGTGTGTGTTCTTTCCAATCTCatgattataaatgttttttcccgACATGTTTAGATTAGACAGGAAGTAAACACCGAGCCAACGTAGTTCCAAATATGGccaatttgtgtgtgcgtgcgtgtccttGCTACCTCGCCTGAGAGTCCTGATCTGTCCTGTGGAACGTAAAGTTGGGGATGGATTTTCGTCAGGTACCAATGGAAGTCCCTACAGCCCAAAGTCTTCTTCAGCTGCAGGCGCTCTGTAATATTGGGCGTCTCAGACTGCATGTAATAAAGCACATATTTGTACGTTTTATACGGGTGTACACTTTCTGACTTTCAACAATATCACTTGACACACACACCCGCCTAATAAAATGAGCCAGCGTGTCCCGCCTGTAGAAGATTTTGCGGTATGTATCCATCCACGTCTCAGCTATGCGGATCTTGTTCCTCTCGAGCTGCTCCTGCTCTTGGAAGCGGGATGGGAGGCGAGGGTCGCGGTCTAGGTGGGCCACGCGAGAGCAGGGAACCACCTCCATGGAGCCCCCGCACAACCACACCTTGGACAGCATCAGCAGTAACAGCAGGATTCGGTTTCATTTTCCCGTTCTATTCTCAAAAACACTTGACAGAATGCGAAAAGTGTTCTTTTGCTTCTACATGCTGCAAAATGTCATCCTTAATTCATCACGAGCCACATTTCCCCAAAATGGGCTCGAATGGTCGAGTAATATTTTCTTGTTATGTTGATCGTTGGTGGAAAGCAAAACATTCCTCGACCATTACTTGAGCACAACATTCCCAACAAGTTGGCAAAAGGCAACTGGATCACCCAagcacactaaaaaaaaactgtgtggaTTACAATATGTATCATATTTCATCACGAGGATATATTGATTGAgctggatttaaaacaaaaactaataataCTTCCTTTACCCTGATGGACAGCTCAATTTGTTCCCCTCCCCACAGTTGAATACCAGGATCAAAGGCTCCCACATTGTGGAAGAAATGTCTGTCAATGGCCAGAACTCCACCTCCTAAAGCTGGACTCCTATTGCAGTCAAAAGCAAAACAGGAGGAAGTAATCACAGCAGAGAGAATTGAGAAAAACATTCCGCGACGGTGTTAAAATGGCTGCACAGCGGAGGTTCAACTTCGGGCTGTCGTCATGGCACAAAAAGGCCATAACAGAGGCTATAAACTCACAGTGCAGGTTCAATCGCCAAGTCTGAGTCCTCGTCCAGAAGTTGCGGTTTGGCCTCCCAGGAGAAGTCCAGATTCCAGTTGAAAACTCCCCACACTGGCCACTGGGTGACGTTGTACTCGAATGTCTGCCAGTGGATCACATCCACGATGGGGGAAACGACTCTGGTCCTGCACAAAGGAACGCCACATCCGTGACATGTGCGCCTGTGTCTAAAACCGTCACGTCTTTTATTAGTCACGGCTCTGGTTAGCATGTGTTTGAAATTTTCCCATCACGTGGTCTAATCTAAGAATTGACAGAGAGCAAAACAGAAACGCACGTTATCATGTGACCACTTGCAGACCAAAGAGCGCCGCCTAATTGGACTTCTAATTGGAGCGGCGCTGCGAGAGACCGAGTAGCACCACTAAATGGGACAGCTCAGGAGAGTCTACTAAAGAAAGCCCTTTAAGCATTTATTTAAGatcctactagtgcgctgaactGTCCACGTACTACTACACGCTTTGTCATCGCTAGTAGAACGACTAGGACACACTAATAGAACTACAAGAATGGCTTACCTGTGACATTTTTTCCACTAGTGCCTCCCACTACTCGATGACAATTCTGTGCACTAATAAAACGACTaaagcgcactagtagaacaactgcaTATTACTATTGAGGCAAAAATGTGTACCAGTTGAAATCTGCACACTATTAGCACTACTCGTCAATGCTAGCTTCTAATGCACTGCGACAACTCAAAAGCTTACCaacaatatttgtcttatttcgaCTAAAAACTAATGTGATTACACTTCAATTAAGACTCATCACCTAAAAAGTAACTTTGCTTTTAGACCATTTTCCCTTATTTCAAGCTCATTTTTACTTGAACTAATTagaacagcggcacggtggacaactggttagcacatccgcctcacagttctgaggaccggggttcaaccctgcgtgggttttctccgggcactccggtttcctccccccccccaaaaaaacatgcatggaaggttaattgaagtctctaaattgcccccaggtgtgaatgtgagtgcgaatggttgtttgtttctgtgtgtcctgcgattggctggcgaccggttcagggtgtaccccgcctgctgcccgatgatagctgggataggctccagcactcccgcgacccttgtgaggagaagcggaacggatgatgaatggatgaatgaataattagaaccaaaaaaactgtcagtggagtccgttttttttttctttttacaatgaCAAATTTCTCTGCTTATTTCAAGTGTGAAAATGGTCTAAAAGCAAGTTAttagtcttattttaagtgtcATCAGATTAGTTTGGACTAGAGGCAAATAAATAAGCAAGtaaatagaaaaagcaaatcaataaaataaattaggcAAATATTATTGGTAACATTTTGAGTGTTTGCAGTGTAATGTCACGCCTATTACTAGGAGCACAAACTGTAGTTTTGCCcgactagtaacatgtagttgttctGCTGGTGCgccctagtcattctactagtgcactgaaatgtcatacagtagtggaaaaaaatcatcactCGTAAGACAATATTTATACTCGTGCACTGAATAGTCTTACGAGTGAGGACAACGCGCATACCGGTACATAGACGATGCAATAAGGGCTCACTAGTAAAGCAACTGTCTTGTCGTTTcccccccctacccccccccccccccccctacccccccACTACTGCCTCTCACTACTCTATGACCTTTCTGCCCACCAGTAGAATGGCAAGgctgcactagtagaacgacgagggcacactagtagaacaactacgGTACTAGCGAGGATAAAATGTGCGTGAGTTGACATATGCAAGTTACTAGTACTAACTAGAAGTAGTAGAATAATGTCACTAGTACTACTCGTAGCACGTAGCTGTAAACTAGTGCAGTTTTCCCTCAAACGTAAGATGTAGTCATTCTACTTGTCGTTGTTGTACTCGTGCGCCCTTGTCTAGTTGCGCCAGAAAGTCGTCTAGTAGTCGAAGAAACTTCTACTCGAGCGCACCTTATTTAGTCCTTCTactattgcactgaattgtctcaATTGTCTCTGAGGAGAAATGGAATAAACGTTCAAAGGTTTGTTGCTAAAGCTGAAGGAAACGCGATGATACGGGAGGAAGATTGCGCTCGCCTGTCCCGGGCCAGCCTCTCCAGGAGCGGTTCCAGCCAGCCGTCGAGGCATTGACAGCGCGGCTCCACGAACACCAGCACCTCCCCCGAAGCTCGGGATGCAGCCAGGTTACGGCACCCTGCGACCCCGAGGCGCTCGGTGCTGCGAATCAAACGCACCCCGTCCAGGTGGGACACGTATTCACTGAGCGTTGTCTTCAAGTGATCTGGAAAGGGGGCGCCGAGACTTGGAGGTGGATGGCGAGCTACTGTAGAGGACGAGCGCACGTACATACGGGTGCGGTAGGCGTACCGTGCGTGCTGAGGTCGTCCACGAGGAGAAGCTCCGCTAAGAAGGAGCTGGGTGTTGCGTTCAAGACGCTGTGCAGCGTGCGTAAAAGAGCGGCCCAGGCTTCGTTGTGAAAGCAGATGAGCACGCTGGCAGAAGGCAGAGATTCGCTGTACTGCTCGCCGAGGCACCTGTCGCGCACGAATGCATTTCGCACTGTGCAATTGATCGGTCAAAGTGTGTTCGGtcgcgctcgctcgctcgctcgctcactcACTTGGGGTGTCGCGCCTCGGGCGGGGACGCGTGGCTGCCTCGTCGATCCCGCGCTCCTTCTCCCGCAAGTTCCTTCCTCGCCGCGGGCAAGAGCACCTTGTAATTCCACTTCTTGTGCGGAGGGTCCCGCGCGCCCCGCGTGGACGCCACGAACAAAAGCTGGTCCTCTTTAAGCGAGTTGATGGGGACGAGTTCGGGCAAGAGCTCGGACGCTGCGTCTCCGATGAGCTCAAAGTCGTCCGGCGGGGCCTGGGTCCGCTGGAGGCGGTCGCGTCGGGAGCCAACTGTCTGGTAAGAGTGATATTGCCCTCGGTGGAAAAGGTCAGAAACGATCAGCAGAAGCAAGGCGAATCCGAGGAGCGACAACCACAAACACAGCATCCTCCTGCGCACGCCACACTTCCCCATTTTGGAGGAAGGCACCGAAACTTAGCCCAGTTCTCTCCTGACTTCCATAATGCCCGTTCATACGCGATCGGCTGCACCATACACGCAACAAGCACATTTGTCTCCACGAGATCCGAGAAGCGGGTTGCCAAGAGCCCCAAAAACTCCACAACAGTGGACTTGGTCGCTTCTCGTCGAGCGCACCCCAAGGTCCTAAAGCCTGCAgcgtcccaaaaaataaaacataaaacaccaaacaaaaacacattccacATGTGCACAATCTACCTGCTGCTCACTGGCAACAAATCTCGAAGGAACAATACAAGATGAGATGGCTGGGCAGTGTTTGGGGGCTCGTAAATGACAtcgtttcatttcaaaatgtatgcaATTGCGACTACTGGAAGAAAATGTGTCGTGAAAtgagttgcttttggaaattggcATGATTGCAATGTTggttacatttgaaaaggaGCTGCAAAATCtcagattgattttttttttcatatcactgcCGACGGTTGCGGTAGTCTCTAACGTGAcgtattttttccaaatatcaCCTCTACGTGGTGCACCTTgcggtgcaatctattagttg
This is a stretch of genomic DNA from Phycodurus eques isolate BA_2022a chromosome 20, UOR_Pequ_1.1, whole genome shotgun sequence. It encodes these proteins:
- the LOC133395684 gene encoding polypeptide N-acetylgalactosaminyltransferase 15-like isoform X1, encoding MGKCGVRRRMLCLWLSLLGFALLLLIVSDLFHRGQYHSYQTVGSRRDRLQRTQAPPDDFELIGDAASELLPELVPINSLKEDQLLFVASTRGARDPPHKKWNYKVLLPAARKELAGEGARDRRGSHASPPEARHPKCLGEQYSESLPSASVLICFHNEAWAALLRTLHSVLNATPSSFLAELLLVDDLSTHDHLKTTLSEYVSHLDGVRLIRSTERLGVAGCRNLAASRASGEVLVFVEPRCQCLDGWLEPLLERLARDRTRVVSPIVDVIHWQTFEYNVTQWPVWGVFNWNLDFSWEAKPQLLDEDSDLAIEPALSPALGGGVLAIDRHFFHNVGAFDPGIQLWGGEQIELSIRVWLCGGSMEVVPCSRVAHLDRDPRLPSRFQEQEQLERNKIRIAETWMDTYRKIFYRRDTLAHFIRRSETPNITERLQLKKTLGCRDFHWYLTKIHPQLYVPQDRSGLSGELYNVGVGGCVDRLPGQGVPLGSMILAPCGGTGSQHCDLNSDGEVRWGPAGALCLDAVGERVVLSECQKPISDRLQWTFIKPSGQLLHRLSQLCMEAVKDGRPPRSSPSNEVGARSGAGELILRPCRRHPTQQWRFEQLVSP
- the LOC133395684 gene encoding polypeptide N-acetylgalactosaminyltransferase 15-like isoform X2; this translates as MGKCGVRRRMLCLWLSLLGFALLLLIVSDLFHRGQYHSYQTVGSRRDRLQRTQAPPDDFELIGDAASELLPELVPINSLKEDQLLFVASTRGARDPPHKKWNYKVLLPAARKELAGEGARDRRGSHASPPEARHPNVLICFHNEAWAALLRTLHSVLNATPSSFLAELLLVDDLSTHDHLKTTLSEYVSHLDGVRLIRSTERLGVAGCRNLAASRASGEVLVFVEPRCQCLDGWLEPLLERLARDRTRVVSPIVDVIHWQTFEYNVTQWPVWGVFNWNLDFSWEAKPQLLDEDSDLAIEPALSPALGGGVLAIDRHFFHNVGAFDPGIQLWGGEQIELSIRVWLCGGSMEVVPCSRVAHLDRDPRLPSRFQEQEQLERNKIRIAETWMDTYRKIFYRRDTLAHFIRRSETPNITERLQLKKTLGCRDFHWYLTKIHPQLYVPQDRSGLSGELYNVGVGGCVDRLPGQGVPLGSMILAPCGGTGSQHCDLNSDGEVRWGPAGALCLDAVGERVVLSECQKPISDRLQWTFIKPSGQLLHRLSQLCMEAVKDGRPPRSSPSNEVGARSGAGELILRPCRRHPTQQWRFEQLVSP